One Ruficoccus amylovorans genomic window carries:
- the rpsJ gene encoding 30S ribosomal protein S10, producing MTGQRIRIKLKGFDFRVIDQSASDIVETAKRSGARVSGPVPLPTRIEKLSVNRSPHVDKKSMEQFELRTHKRLIDIMEPTAQTVDELKKLNLPAGVDITINV from the coding sequence ATGACCGGACAACGCATACGCATTAAACTCAAGGGATTCGACTTTCGCGTCATCGACCAGTCGGCCAGCGACATCGTGGAAACCGCCAAGCGCTCCGGCGCACGTGTGAGCGGCCCCGTTCCGCTGCCGACCCGCATCGAGAAGCTCTCCGTCAACCGCTCCCCGCATGTGGACAAGAAGTCCATGGAGCAGTTCGAGCTTCGCACGCACAAGCGCCTGATCGACATCATGGAACCGACCGCCCAGACGGTGGACGAGCTCAAGAAGCTCAACCTCCCGGCAGGTGTGGACATCACCATCAACGTTTAA
- the rplC gene encoding 50S ribosomal protein L3, producing the protein MSLTLIGKKIGMTQVYDGENRLVPVTVVQAGPCPVLQIKTADGKDGYDAIQIGFGVDQKAHRVSKPIKGHLKKAGVEAVTDICEFIPDGEEVSLGDALTVTRFEEGQKVDVIGTTKGHGFQGVMKRHGFAGSPASHGSMMHRRGGSYGMCQWPGEVIKGKKMPGHMGNARRTTQNLDIVRIIEDQNLILIRGSVHGPKGGTVFIRKAIKTKKQK; encoded by the coding sequence ATGAGCCTGACACTGATTGGTAAAAAAATCGGGATGACCCAAGTTTATGACGGTGAAAACCGTCTCGTCCCGGTCACTGTAGTACAAGCCGGCCCTTGCCCGGTCCTTCAAATCAAGACTGCCGACGGCAAGGATGGTTACGATGCCATCCAGATCGGTTTCGGTGTGGACCAGAAGGCCCACCGCGTCTCCAAGCCCATCAAGGGCCACCTGAAAAAGGCAGGAGTCGAGGCAGTCACCGACATTTGCGAATTCATCCCCGACGGGGAAGAGGTCAGCCTCGGCGACGCCCTCACCGTTACTCGTTTCGAGGAAGGCCAGAAGGTTGATGTCATCGGCACGACCAAGGGTCATGGTTTCCAGGGCGTCATGAAGCGCCACGGCTTTGCCGGTTCGCCCGCTTCTCACGGCTCCATGATGCACCGCCGCGGTGGTTCCTACGGGATGTGCCAGTGGCCCGGTGAGGTCATCAAGGGCAAGAAAATGCCCGGTCACATGGGCAATGCCCGTCGTACCACCCAGAATCTCGATATCGTCCGTATCATCGAGGACCAGAACCTGATCCTGATCCGCGGCAGCGTGCACGGCCCCAAGGGCGGCACGGTGTTCATCCGCAAGGCGATCAAAACCAAGAAGCAGAAGTAA